The window ttaaatggatgtCGTGTCAATGGGATTACGGTAGAATCCTaccttcaattttttttttgttattcaataatatttttatttatttaaaaccaattattacattgacacaattaattaaaatttcaagaaTTACTTGTTTAACTAATTATAATGGATATgaaaattgagaaatataataattttaaatacctTACACATTGTAGAAAAACAAATGACAAGAAAACAATTAAAGAAATAACCAAAACTGATTATATCTAATGATCCAATCTTCCAACTATCAATTATAATTCTCATGCATTAGTCACAAAATTTAATCAATGTTCTCCTGTCCCAAAGGTTATGGGAAACAATTCATCAATGTCCTCTTGTGTCAAAGGTTGcaacatttcattaataaaactGTCAGGGAAGATGACATTCATCGTATGATCATCAAAGGATGTCGTCGGTGGTACGACAATTGTCATGGGACTAGAGATGACAGTTGTTTCTTCTTGCAGATTTGTCTGTTGGGGCGGGTGATAGGGCACTTTCGTTCCTTTCTTGTTATATATGCGAACTAGCACCCATGGATTAAACTACAAAAAGAATTAACAAaccattaaatataaataaataaaacttaattaaacaacagaatatcattaaataatttttgtaggCATTACTTTGCCTAAAGAATAATCGTCATGGAGACGATATTCCTTCATCAACCAGTTGGTCTTGTCAGTCTTGCGATTTTTTCCAGTGAAAAATGTCATAGTCTTTCTGATGCCAAGAACCTTAGGATGACCAATTTTCTTGTCGACTGCATTTGCCTTCCAAATACCTATTCCAGCAGCTCGGTTGGGAATATCACATGAACTATTAGGATACTTTCTTTCCCTACGGGTGAAGAAATACCATTCTTTTTCACCATATATAGACAATCCTATGAcacaataaacaaacaaaaaaaataagtagAAAAAGTGATCATCTACATATTAAAAgtcattacaaatattaaacaaatcaaaacaagataagctcaaaatcaaaataaagataaaaataaaaagattttagATTTGATTTTCACTCGACGAGACTAAACACGGGTACAAAAGAAtgatagaaatatatataccaGGAAGTTCCCATGGATTGAACTTGTAGACATCAACCTCAGCAATCACATCTACCATCAACGGAAGTGAGCGGCATTTGCGAAGGAGAAATAGTGAAACTAGTTCCTCATCGGTTGGTTTGAATCTGAAATACTTAGATATTAAAATGTGACTCCCACCAGGAACCCTAATAGGTACAAGATGTCCATTCTCATTTGAAACCATCtccattctctctctctttctctctcaaaatcaACTATTGTATCAAAAGTATGCAATTGAATTGGTACATGAATAGGATGAGAATCAAGGTATAAATAGGATGAAAACTCCGTTTGCCAGATTGGagacaataaatataatatgtatatttaatgataaaatgaattatttggactaAAAGtactaaatattatttgtatgcattaaattttattgaataatttagttttatattaaaataaaatattagttaatttgttGAGTTTTTAAATAGAACTCTTTTACAAATGTCATGAcgattttttttgtattttattcaCAGTTATTTTTCTTATTCGACTGAAATTAAGATCGATAtactttctttttatatattttgtcggTTGTATGTGTATGAAAACTATTTtctaccattaccttgttttttttcttcaattttacCCTCTTAAGGTTAACAATAACcaaattaattcatattatgtACCACTATTTGTATAAatggtttaatttttaaaaaaagagttttaatttttaaaattatatatataatattggctcaattaaatataaataagaataattagtttttattattcttaatcataatttaatttgttcataaaaattaattttatttcttagtTTGGGAAATGCATTATCTtaatcataatcaaatataatataaattattaacttcttttttcataatataatattatttatttgacagatcattaaaataataaaatttattcatatttatggaaactatttatatattaatctcTAATAATTAACTCCCATCAATTATTTTGTGTCCAAATTTAATTGTGGAGATAATTGAAATCATAATTGTCTCATcttctcatttattatttatattagaattaataatatatttgtggCATTACATGTCACACCATATAAGGCATGTTTTCGGATTCAGGTAATCAAGTAACGtcgttttgtttgggtttggaAAATATAGGCCATTTGAgggttattttgattaaaaaaaataatttacagaatattgatatatatgtaatcaaatatataaattttttataattataataaatattttagtttattattcaaataatattattaatgataaaattaataaaacaaaatagtgattattataaatttattcaaatcactCCATCTAAATCTAACCTATGTTAAACTAGCTTCTTTGGAAACAATTTCATAAACTGTTTAGGTTTGTGGGCGATTTGTTTAAATGCAACTAAAATGAAAAaggtaataaatatttatacacaAATGATACTGGAGACGCTTTaacaataatttgttatttatttattttttgtattattttgatttgacaaaaaaacacatcttcaaaataattgttacataattgatttaacaaaaaaatggATCTTTGTTAGCTTTTGAGAAGTTATCAAATTAAAGGTAATTCTATATCATTGATGACTTTAAAGCATACTTTGTTtggtattattttataaacatgaaGAAAAATAGATAAGATTAagactattaaaaaaatggtaataaTGGTACTCTTGCTATTCCCGAGTTACATTAGGgtgatatataaaattttaaagtctcGAACTCCCATTCTTCGGTTGTATTTTTATTCACGGAATGAATTTTAAGAATGACggaggaaaaataaataaatttataatggtAAATATTTGTCGTATGTGCTATAAAGATTATGATATTTCAGATTGGGAAATCACAATAATTATGAACATCTTATAAGTACGAAACTAATAGACTACAATTAATTCATAGATATTTCTTGAGCCTGTGGTAGTCGATTAGTTACTTAGAGGTATTTGTAATCTATTTTCTCACAAGTAACGGTGCCCGGGTTGGGGGCGTTATAGGTTGTATATGTGCCTACTCGATAGTAGGAAAAATTGTCACATGAGAGCACCTATTGAATCCCACAGGTACTTCTAGAGTCCTAACCGAAGGAGACTAGAATAACGAATGGATTGTGATGAGGATGTCACGTGACTAAGTTGTGGAGATTGTGATGTCTAAAATAAAGAAATCACAATAAATATGAACTCATTATTATAGTGAGGCTAATAGTGTCACGTCCCAAAATCCGCCTTTTTAGACCGAGGAATCTACGGCCCTGACAGAGATTTAGGACTGTGGATGATGGCACCCAGGACCGAGTGGTCCGATCGATGATTTCACAAACAAGGAATTATCTGGCAAGTACTCTTTTCTATACGTTTTATAAAAACCTACACAATGCtatttatcatgtattttatataaacgatgtaAAAAAGTTTTCAAAGTATGTTTTCAATGCATGTCCATGATTTTTAAAGAATGATGATTTTATGAAGGGATATTGATTCAATGGAATTGATGGCTATAGGGGAGGATGGCTACCGGCATGAGCTCTGGTAGTCTGATTCCAAAATATGGCTGACGGAATTGACGAATGGATGCCTTCCCTGGAGGATCAGCTCTCTAGGCTAAGGATCCCAATATGGCTCAGATGTAACTGTACATGATGATATTCCCTTAAAAACACTCATGGATGCAATGCATAATGAATGTCTTCTATTAAGTACTTGTTGGGTTCCTAttctcactatgcttgtgtggtgtaggaatCCAGCCAACGGATTTTATGACAGGTGAAGGAAGATTTGGAGTGGAGCATGGTGCCGGAGAtgtgtgtgggaggagggaccgAGCCCGTAGGACCGACTTTTATATCAATCTTTTCAATGATCATGTCAAATAGGCACCCTAGCGTTTCCGCATTTATGTTCGAAATCACGTTGATTTAGGTGCATGAAAGTAGGAAATTAGGGCGTGacaatttggtatcagagcaacggTTCCGAACcttagcactttcacacacatGCTCCTGCAGATGCACATCCAAGGCCTTCATGTCTGTAAATTGTTTAAAATGATGTTTTGCATGACAtaaaaccgtttttcataataATTGGAAATAATGTTTTTCATAAAACCATTTTCATAAACACATTAGTAGTACTGCCCATATGATCGAATTTTGGGGACGAAATTCCATATAAGGTGGATAGTTTTTCACGTTCCAAAATCAGTCTTTCTAGACCGAGGAATCTACGGCCCTGACAGAGATCTAGGATCGTGGATGATGGCACCTAGGACCGAGTGGTCCGACCGATAATTCCGCAAACAAGGAATTATCTGGCAAGTACTCTTTTCTATACGTTTTATAAAAACTCACACAATgctatttattatgtattttatataaacgatgtaAAAAGGTTTCCAAAGTATGTTTTCAATGCATGTCCATAATTTCTAAAGAATGATGGTTTTATGAAGGGATATGGATTCAATGGAATTGACGAATATAGGGGAGGATGGCTACCGGCATGAGCTCTAGTAGTCTGATTCCAAA is drawn from Impatiens glandulifera chromosome 3, dImpGla2.1, whole genome shotgun sequence and contains these coding sequences:
- the LOC124930605 gene encoding protein ATAF2-like gives rise to the protein MVSNENGHLVPIRVPGGSHILISKYFRFKPTDEELVSLFLLRKCRSLPLMVDVIAEVDVYKFNPWELPGLSIYGEKEWYFFTRRERKYPNSSCDIPNRAAGIGIWKANAVDKKIGHPKVLGIRKTMTFFTGKNRKTDKTNWLMKEYRLHDDYSLGKFNPWVLVRIYNKKGTKVPYHPPQQTNLQEETTVISSPMTIVVPPTTSFDDHTMNVIFPDSFINEMLQPLTQEDIDELFPITFGTGEH